A single region of the Brassica rapa cultivar Chiifu-401-42 chromosome A03, CAAS_Brap_v3.01, whole genome shotgun sequence genome encodes:
- the LOC103857841 gene encoding ricin B-like lectin EULS3 isoform X2 codes for MDPPFGHSHHHHHHHQRDDNEDDRQSFGAPPPPRNNFVDAPPPPGHYHSQPHLDPYAPPPPVPSPYGSEPQYNAYAPPPPYFEAPAPPPQFGHVSHVSHHTSEEPYPPDHHRYGAYPPHNSSLESYGDSTGGVVHVSHHSSHQTDMPSGFHHLPDDENRLPDNLAGLAGRQTVKVYSKAEPNYYLTIRDGKVILAPADPSDEAQHWYKDEKYSTRVKDAEGHPCFSLVNKATGEAVKHSVGATQPVNLVRYDPDTLDESVLWTQSKDLGDGYRTIRMVNNVGLNVDAFHGDSKSGGVRDGTTIVLWDWNKGDNQLWKIFPF; via the exons ATGGATCCTCCCTTCGGCCACtcacaccaccaccaccatcaccaccaACGCGACGACAACGAAGATGATCGTCAATCCTTCGGCGCACCACCACCGCcacgcaacaacttcgtcgaTGCTCCACCGCCCCCTGGTCATTACCACTCACAGCCTCATCTCGATCCCTACGCGCCTCCTCCGCCAGTACCGTCGCCTTACGGATCCGAACCTCAATACAACGCCTACGCTCCTCCTCCGCCTTACTTCGAAGCTCCGGCACCACCGCCTCAGTTCGGTCACGTGAGCCATGTCAGCCACCACACTTCCGAAGAACCATACCCACCAGACCACCACCGTTACGGAGCTTACCCGCCGCATAATTCGTCCCTGGAAAGCTACGGAGACAGCACCGGCGGCGTCGTGCACGTGTCCCACCATAGCTCACATCAAACCGACATGCCTTCTGGTTTCCACCACCTCCCTGATGATGAGAACCGTCTTCCTGATAACCTCGCCGGACTCGCCGGAAGGCAAACGGTGAAGGTGTATTCCAAAGCAGAGCCTAACTATTATCTGACGATCAGAGACGGTAAGGTCATTCTCGCCCCAGCCGATCCTTCTGATGAAGCTCAG CACTGGTACAAAGACGAGAAGTACAGCACTCGTGTGAAGGACGCAGAGGGCCATCCTTGCTTCTCTCTTGTAAACAAGGCCACTGGTGAAGCCGTGAAGCATTCTGTTGGAGCTACACAACCC GTGAATCTAGTCAGATATGATCCTGATACGCTTGACGAGTCTGTGCTGTGGACTCAGAGCAAGGATCTGGGTGACGGATATCGAACGATAAGAATGGTGAACAATGTGGGGTTAAACGTTGATGCGTTTCATGGTGACAGCAAATCTGGTGGTGTTCGTGATGGCACAACTATCGTTCTTTGGGACTGGAACAAAGGAGACAACCAGctttggaagatctttcctttCT GA
- the LOC103857841 gene encoding ricin B-like lectin EULS3 isoform X1 codes for MDPPFGHSHHHHHHHQRDDNEDDRQSFGAPPPPRNNFVDAPPPPGHYHSQPHLDPYAPPPPVPSPYGSEPQYNAYAPPPPYFEAPAPPPQFGHVSHVSHHTSEEPYPPDHHRYGAYPPHNSSLESYGDSTGGVVHVSHHSSHQTDMPSGFHHLPDDENRLPDNLAGLAGRQTVKVYSKAEPNYYLTIRDGKVILAPADPSDEAQHWYKDEKYSTRVKDAEGHPCFSLVNKATGEAVKHSVGATQPVNLVRYDPDTLDESVLWTQSKDLGDGYRTIRMVNNVGLNVDAFHGDSKSGGVRDGTTIVLWDWNKGDNQLWKIFPFCKLFL; via the exons ATGGATCCTCCCTTCGGCCACtcacaccaccaccaccatcaccaccaACGCGACGACAACGAAGATGATCGTCAATCCTTCGGCGCACCACCACCGCcacgcaacaacttcgtcgaTGCTCCACCGCCCCCTGGTCATTACCACTCACAGCCTCATCTCGATCCCTACGCGCCTCCTCCGCCAGTACCGTCGCCTTACGGATCCGAACCTCAATACAACGCCTACGCTCCTCCTCCGCCTTACTTCGAAGCTCCGGCACCACCGCCTCAGTTCGGTCACGTGAGCCATGTCAGCCACCACACTTCCGAAGAACCATACCCACCAGACCACCACCGTTACGGAGCTTACCCGCCGCATAATTCGTCCCTGGAAAGCTACGGAGACAGCACCGGCGGCGTCGTGCACGTGTCCCACCATAGCTCACATCAAACCGACATGCCTTCTGGTTTCCACCACCTCCCTGATGATGAGAACCGTCTTCCTGATAACCTCGCCGGACTCGCCGGAAGGCAAACGGTGAAGGTGTATTCCAAAGCAGAGCCTAACTATTATCTGACGATCAGAGACGGTAAGGTCATTCTCGCCCCAGCCGATCCTTCTGATGAAGCTCAG CACTGGTACAAAGACGAGAAGTACAGCACTCGTGTGAAGGACGCAGAGGGCCATCCTTGCTTCTCTCTTGTAAACAAGGCCACTGGTGAAGCCGTGAAGCATTCTGTTGGAGCTACACAACCC GTGAATCTAGTCAGATATGATCCTGATACGCTTGACGAGTCTGTGCTGTGGACTCAGAGCAAGGATCTGGGTGACGGATATCGAACGATAAGAATGGTGAACAATGTGGGGTTAAACGTTGATGCGTTTCATGGTGACAGCAAATCTGGTGGTGTTCGTGATGGCACAACTATCGTTCTTTGGGACTGGAACAAAGGAGACAACCAGctttggaagatctttcctttCTGTAAGCTTTTTCTTTAa